Proteins from a genomic interval of Cupriavidus sp. WKF15:
- a CDS encoding SDR family oxidoreductase → MEAAVRHVVITGAAGALGRAVASRFAGEGCRLALIDHKLQHLQSVFAHPDGDGGMLLREADVTSETAMAQVGADILGTFGAVDVVVHVAGGFEMGEATQDISRETWMRMMDLNAWSFIAVTRPFIPGMLARGSGKVVAVTARSASAGVAAMGAYCASKSALQRLVESLSREVRGAGINVNSIAPSVLDTPANRRDMPDADPARWVSTGSAARMVSMLASDAAASVHGQHLVLDGLS, encoded by the coding sequence ATGGAAGCCGCCGTTCGTCATGTCGTGATCACCGGGGCCGCGGGGGCGCTGGGCCGCGCAGTGGCCAGCCGTTTCGCAGGGGAGGGCTGCCGCCTGGCCCTGATCGACCACAAGCTGCAGCACCTGCAAAGCGTCTTCGCGCACCCTGATGGTGATGGCGGCATGCTGCTGCGCGAGGCCGATGTCACGTCCGAGACCGCCATGGCGCAGGTCGGCGCGGACATCCTCGGCACGTTCGGCGCCGTGGACGTCGTGGTCCACGTAGCCGGCGGCTTCGAGATGGGCGAAGCCACGCAAGACATCAGCCGTGAAACGTGGATGCGGATGATGGACCTGAACGCGTGGTCATTCATTGCCGTGACGCGTCCGTTCATTCCTGGCATGCTGGCGCGGGGCAGCGGCAAGGTCGTCGCCGTCACGGCACGCAGTGCTTCGGCGGGCGTCGCCGCCATGGGCGCGTATTGCGCATCGAAGAGCGCACTGCAGCGTCTGGTCGAGAGCTTGTCGCGCGAGGTGCGCGGTGCCGGCATCAACGTCAATAGCATTGCACCGAGCGTGCTCGATACGCCGGCCAACCGGCGCGACATGCCGGATGCGGATCCTGCGCGCTGGGTGTCGACCGGGTCCGCGGCGCGGATGGTGTCGATGCTGGCTTCCGATGCGGCGGCGTCGGTGCATGGGCAGCATCTCGTGCTGGACGGGTTGAGCTGA
- a CDS encoding DMT family transporter — translation MPLNRLRQRATLLAVVALTGSMASLCIGTSFAKSLFSALGAQGTTALRVSFSALILLAVWRPWRIPLSAANARAIALYGAALGATNLLFYMSLRTIPLGLAIAIEFTGPLAVAVLSSRRAIDFLWIAFAVTGLLLLLPLGEAATHLDPVGIGFALAAGVGWALYIIFGQRAGNAHGGQATSLGLTMAALVVLPFGLAHAGTAMFSPPLLLAGLAVGVLSSAIPYSLEMVALKRLPRRTFGILLSMEPAMGALAGLVFLHEQLSMIQWLAIASIIVASIGCTATARGKTAG, via the coding sequence TTGCCCCTGAACCGCCTGCGGCAACGCGCCACCCTTCTCGCCGTCGTGGCACTGACCGGCTCGATGGCCTCCCTGTGCATCGGCACCTCGTTTGCCAAGTCGCTGTTCTCCGCGCTCGGGGCGCAGGGCACCACCGCGTTGCGCGTGAGCTTTTCGGCGCTGATCCTGCTGGCCGTCTGGCGCCCGTGGCGGATTCCGCTTTCGGCCGCCAATGCGCGGGCCATCGCCCTGTATGGTGCCGCGCTGGGCGCGACCAACCTGCTGTTCTATATGTCGCTGCGCACCATTCCGCTCGGGCTGGCGATTGCCATCGAATTCACCGGCCCGCTCGCCGTGGCGGTGCTGTCGTCGCGGCGCGCCATCGATTTCCTGTGGATCGCGTTTGCCGTCACCGGGCTGCTGTTGCTGCTGCCGCTAGGCGAGGCCGCTACCCACCTGGACCCCGTCGGCATCGGCTTTGCGCTGGCGGCGGGCGTCGGCTGGGCGCTCTATATCATCTTCGGCCAGCGCGCCGGCAACGCGCACGGCGGCCAGGCCACCTCGCTCGGGCTGACCATGGCGGCGCTGGTGGTGCTGCCGTTCGGCCTGGCCCACGCCGGCACGGCCATGTTCAGCCCGCCGCTACTGCTCGCGGGGCTGGCCGTGGGCGTGCTGTCCAGCGCCATTCCCTATTCGCTCGAAATGGTGGCGCTCAAGCGCCTGCCGCGGCGCACCTTCGGCATCCTGCTCAGCATGGAACCCGCCATGGGCGCGCTGGCCGGCCTGGTGTTCCTCCATGAGCAGCTCAGCATGATCCAGTGGCTCGCGATTGCCAGCATCATCGTGGCTTCGATCGGCTGCACGGCCACTGCGCGCGGCAAGACTGCCGGCTGA
- a CDS encoding GNAT family N-acetyltransferase — translation MVGTWAGMAARASQPVVNENWKLRRGEQVTLRVAKAEDGAAVRGMVEGLSRESRYFRFLTGGRVADGIVEGLVTAGAGGVALVVTAPSADGGAEAVIANGQFVVTSHGTAEFAVLVADAWQGQGLGRRLIGRLLQLARAAGLRCMRGDVLSENRRMLAILRGLGFSCRRNPEDSLLHEATLAFGTAGAEAGQRLPADWFGAR, via the coding sequence ATGGTCGGAACATGGGCAGGGATGGCGGCGCGGGCGTCACAGCCAGTGGTCAATGAGAACTGGAAGCTGCGGCGCGGCGAGCAGGTGACGTTGCGCGTGGCCAAGGCTGAGGACGGTGCGGCGGTACGCGGCATGGTCGAAGGCCTGTCGCGCGAAAGCCGCTACTTCCGCTTCCTGACGGGCGGCCGCGTGGCCGATGGGATTGTAGAGGGGCTGGTCACGGCTGGCGCGGGTGGCGTGGCCCTTGTGGTGACGGCGCCGAGCGCTGACGGTGGCGCCGAAGCGGTGATCGCTAACGGCCAGTTCGTGGTGACCAGCCATGGCACGGCGGAATTCGCCGTGCTCGTGGCCGATGCCTGGCAAGGTCAGGGCCTTGGCCGCCGCCTGATCGGCAGGCTGCTGCAACTGGCACGGGCAGCGGGGCTGCGCTGCATGCGTGGCGATGTGCTCAGCGAGAACCGGCGCATGCTGGCCATCCTGCGCGGTCTGGGCTTCAGCTGCCGGCGCAATCCCGAAGACAGCTTGCTGCATGAGGCCACGCTTGCGTTCGGGACCGCGGGCGCGGAAGCCGGCCAGCGGCTGCCGGCCGACTGGTTCGGCGCCCGCTGA
- a CDS encoding helix-turn-helix domain-containing protein, producing MKAATPDLRDCSIASTLSLIGEKWTILILRDVFHGVNRFDDFLRRLECSPAVLSARLKTLTEAGLLRRVGYKEPGERERFEYRPTRAAVELLPVLVGLMQWGDRHLAANGTGPVEIRSRRNGQRVSAALVDEEGQPVSPSDMTVIRLTPPGTPQD from the coding sequence ATGAAAGCCGCCACCCCTGACCTTCGCGATTGTTCGATCGCCTCCACGCTGTCGCTGATCGGCGAAAAGTGGACGATCCTGATCCTGCGCGACGTCTTCCATGGCGTGAACCGCTTTGATGACTTCCTGCGCCGGCTGGAATGTTCGCCCGCCGTCCTCTCCGCCCGCCTGAAGACGCTGACCGAGGCCGGTTTGCTGCGCCGGGTCGGCTACAAGGAGCCGGGCGAGCGCGAGCGCTTCGAGTACCGGCCGACCCGCGCCGCTGTGGAACTGCTGCCGGTGCTGGTCGGGCTGATGCAATGGGGCGACCGCCACCTGGCGGCCAACGGCACCGGGCCGGTGGAAATCCGCTCGCGCCGCAATGGCCAGCGTGTCAGTGCGGCACTGGTCGACGAAGAAGGCCAGCCCGTGTCTCCGTCCGACATGACCGTCATTCGGCTCACGCCACCAGGCACGCCCCAGGACTGA
- a CDS encoding MFS transporter yields MIGKATRIHLLSLGTPQMRAFHLTWMAFFVCFFAWFACAPLMPVIKGEFGLTPAQIANINIAAVAVTILVRLVIGPMCDRFGPRKTYTGLLALGALPVLGVAFAQSYETFLVFRLLIGAVGASFVITQYHTSVMFAPNVVGTANAAAAGWGNAGGGAAQALMPMLLGAVLMLGVDQTMGWRVALLVPGVLMLAMAVIYWCFTQDCPEGNYSDMRARGQAITGSGKGGGWESFRAASANYRVWLLFITYGACFGIEIFIHNIAATFYVDRFGLSLKAAGLAAGSFGLLALFARALGGWLSDKAARRRGLDARSTLLFVLILGEGLGLLWFAQAGNVTLAVVAMLLFGLFTHMACGATYALVPFIDRKALGGVAGIIGAGGNVGAVAAGFLLKGLGDLQQTLTVLGVLAALSALCAIAIRFSAEHKAQEQALYDGALAN; encoded by the coding sequence ATGATTGGCAAAGCCACCCGCATCCACCTGCTGAGCCTCGGCACGCCGCAGATGCGCGCCTTCCACCTGACCTGGATGGCGTTCTTCGTCTGCTTCTTCGCGTGGTTTGCCTGCGCGCCGCTGATGCCGGTGATCAAGGGCGAGTTCGGCCTCACGCCGGCGCAGATCGCCAATATCAATATCGCCGCGGTGGCGGTGACCATTCTCGTACGGCTCGTGATCGGCCCGATGTGCGACCGCTTCGGCCCGCGCAAGACTTACACCGGCCTGCTGGCGCTCGGTGCGCTGCCGGTGCTGGGCGTGGCGTTCGCGCAGAGTTACGAGACCTTCCTCGTGTTCCGCCTGCTGATCGGCGCGGTTGGCGCCAGCTTCGTCATCACGCAGTACCACACCTCGGTCATGTTCGCGCCCAACGTCGTCGGCACCGCCAACGCCGCGGCAGCCGGCTGGGGCAATGCCGGCGGCGGCGCCGCGCAGGCGCTGATGCCGATGCTGCTGGGCGCCGTGCTGATGCTGGGCGTGGACCAAACCATGGGCTGGCGCGTGGCGCTGCTGGTACCGGGCGTGCTGATGCTGGCAATGGCCGTCATCTACTGGTGCTTCACGCAGGACTGCCCGGAAGGCAACTACTCCGACATGCGCGCGCGCGGCCAGGCCATCACCGGCAGCGGCAAGGGCGGCGGCTGGGAAAGCTTCCGTGCCGCCAGCGCCAACTACCGCGTGTGGCTGCTGTTCATTACCTACGGTGCCTGCTTCGGCATCGAGATCTTCATCCATAACATCGCCGCCACGTTCTACGTGGACCGCTTCGGCCTGAGCCTGAAGGCCGCCGGCCTGGCGGCCGGCAGCTTCGGTCTGCTGGCACTGTTTGCCCGCGCGCTGGGCGGCTGGCTGTCGGACAAGGCAGCGCGCCGCCGTGGCCTGGATGCGCGCTCGACGCTGCTGTTCGTGCTGATCCTCGGCGAAGGCCTGGGCCTGCTGTGGTTTGCGCAGGCCGGCAATGTGACGCTGGCTGTGGTTGCCATGCTGCTGTTCGGCCTGTTCACCCACATGGCCTGCGGCGCCACCTATGCACTGGTGCCGTTCATCGACCGCAAGGCGCTCGGCGGCGTGGCCGGCATCATCGGCGCCGGCGGCAACGTGGGCGCGGTGGCCGCCGGCTTCCTGCTCAAGGGCCTGGGCGACCTGCAGCAGACGCTGACCGTGCTGGGCGTGCTGGCGGCACTGTCTGCGTTGTGCGCCATCGCCATCCGCTTCAGCGCCGAGCACAAGGCGCAGGAACAGGCGCTGTACGACGGCGCGCTGGCCAACTGA
- the nirB gene encoding nitrite reductase large subunit NirB, producing the protein MKLIIVGHGMVGHKFLESLADAGAQNLEVTVLCEEPRPAYDRVHLSEFFAGKSADDLSLVPAGFFEQNNNMLLRLNARAVSIDRDARTVAVSTGETLSYDKLILATGSYPFVPPVPGKDRKDCFVYRTIEDLEAMRECGARSRTGVVIGGGLLGLECAKALRDMNLQTHVVEFAPRLMAVQVDEGGGRMLRQKIEGLGVTAHTGKNTVEIVDGEDGTHRMVFADGTHLDTDMIVFSAGIRPRDELARASGLTVGERGGISVDNHCRTSDPDIYAIGECALWQGKIYGLVAPGYDMARVAARHLRGEAVEFGGADMSTKLKLMGVDVASIGDPHGAVPGARIYQFSDDRKEIYKKLVVSDCGKYLLGGVLIGDASEYGTLLQMMLNKIELPESPEFLILPDSSGKAKPALGADALPDTAQICSCNNVSKGEICGAVCDGATSIGALKTCTKAGTACGGCVPLVTQIMKAEMKKQGMAVNNHLCEHFPYSRQELYHLVRVGKFKTFEALLEAHGNGMGCDICKPTVGSILASCWNEFVLKEEHASLQDSNDYYLANIQKDGTYSVVPRMPGGEVTPEGLIAVGQVAKKYGLYTKITGGQRVDLFGARVEELPYIWEELIAAGFESGHAYGKALRTVKSCVGSTWCRYGVDDSVGLAVELENRYKGLRAPHKIKFGVSGCTRECAEAQGKDVGVIATEKGWNLYVCGNGGMKPRHAELLAGDLDRETLIRYIDRFLMFYVRTADRLQRTSVWRDNLEGGLDYLKDVVLDDKLGIAADMEAEMQHVVDTYEDEWKKAVTDPETRKRFRHFVNSDRRDENIVFIEERGQIRPATAEERNLRRSRLSHIPVVAVPAKAA; encoded by the coding sequence ATGAAACTGATCATCGTCGGCCACGGCATGGTGGGTCACAAATTCCTCGAATCCCTGGCGGACGCCGGCGCGCAGAACCTGGAAGTGACCGTGCTGTGCGAAGAACCGCGTCCCGCCTACGATCGCGTGCACCTGTCCGAGTTCTTCGCCGGCAAGTCGGCCGATGATCTCTCGCTGGTGCCGGCAGGCTTCTTCGAGCAGAACAACAACATGCTGCTGCGCCTGAATGCCCGTGCGGTGTCGATCGACCGCGACGCGCGCACTGTGGCGGTGTCGACCGGCGAGACGCTGTCCTATGACAAGCTGATCCTCGCCACCGGCTCCTATCCCTTCGTGCCGCCGGTGCCCGGCAAGGACCGCAAGGACTGCTTTGTCTATCGCACCATCGAAGACCTGGAAGCCATGCGCGAATGCGGCGCGCGCTCCAGGACCGGCGTGGTGATCGGCGGCGGCCTGCTGGGCCTGGAATGCGCCAAGGCACTGCGCGACATGAACCTGCAGACCCATGTGGTGGAGTTCGCGCCGCGCCTGATGGCGGTACAGGTCGACGAAGGCGGCGGCCGCATGCTGCGCCAGAAGATCGAAGGCCTGGGCGTGACCGCCCACACCGGCAAGAACACCGTCGAGATCGTCGACGGCGAAGACGGCACCCACCGCATGGTGTTTGCCGACGGCACGCACCTCGACACCGACATGATCGTGTTCTCGGCCGGCATCCGCCCGCGCGACGAACTGGCCCGTGCGAGCGGCCTGACGGTGGGCGAGCGCGGTGGCATCTCGGTGGACAACCATTGCCGCACCTCCGACCCGGACATCTACGCCATCGGCGAATGCGCGCTGTGGCAAGGCAAGATCTACGGCCTGGTCGCGCCGGGCTATGACATGGCGCGCGTAGCTGCCCGCCACCTGCGCGGCGAAGCCGTGGAGTTCGGCGGCGCCGACATGAGCACCAAGCTCAAGCTGATGGGCGTGGACGTCGCCAGCATCGGCGATCCGCACGGCGCCGTGCCGGGCGCCCGCATCTACCAGTTCAGCGATGACCGCAAGGAGATCTACAAGAAGCTGGTGGTCTCGGACTGCGGCAAGTACCTGCTGGGCGGCGTGCTGATCGGCGATGCCAGCGAATACGGCACGCTGCTGCAGATGATGCTGAACAAGATCGAGCTGCCGGAATCGCCCGAGTTCCTGATCCTGCCCGACAGCAGCGGCAAGGCCAAGCCTGCGCTGGGCGCCGACGCGCTGCCCGACACCGCCCAGATCTGCTCGTGCAACAACGTCTCCAAGGGCGAGATCTGCGGCGCCGTTTGCGACGGCGCGACCAGCATCGGCGCGCTCAAGACCTGCACCAAGGCCGGTACGGCGTGCGGCGGCTGCGTGCCGCTGGTCACGCAGATCATGAAGGCCGAAATGAAGAAGCAGGGCATGGCCGTCAACAACCATCTCTGCGAACACTTCCCGTACTCGCGCCAGGAGCTCTACCACCTGGTGCGCGTGGGCAAGTTCAAGACCTTTGAAGCGCTGCTCGAAGCGCATGGCAACGGCATGGGCTGCGATATCTGCAAGCCGACCGTGGGCAGCATCCTGGCTTCGTGCTGGAACGAGTTCGTGCTGAAGGAGGAACACGCCAGCCTGCAGGACTCCAACGACTACTATCTCGCCAATATCCAGAAGGACGGCACCTACTCCGTGGTGCCGCGCATGCCGGGCGGCGAAGTCACGCCCGAAGGGCTGATCGCCGTGGGCCAGGTGGCCAAGAAGTATGGCCTCTACACCAAGATCACCGGCGGGCAGCGCGTGGACCTGTTTGGTGCACGCGTCGAGGAACTGCCTTATATCTGGGAAGAACTGATCGCGGCAGGCTTTGAATCGGGCCATGCCTACGGCAAGGCGCTGCGCACGGTGAAATCTTGCGTCGGCTCCACGTGGTGCCGCTATGGCGTGGACGACTCGGTCGGCCTCGCCGTCGAACTGGAGAACCGCTACAAGGGCCTGCGCGCCCCGCACAAGATCAAGTTCGGCGTGTCGGGTTGCACGCGCGAATGCGCCGAGGCGCAAGGCAAGGACGTCGGCGTGATCGCCACCGAAAAGGGCTGGAACCTCTACGTATGCGGCAACGGCGGCATGAAGCCGCGCCACGCCGAGCTGCTGGCCGGCGACCTGGACCGCGAGACGCTGATTCGCTACATCGACCGCTTCCTGATGTTTTATGTGCGCACCGCCGACCGCCTGCAGCGCACCAGCGTGTGGCGCGACAACCTGGAAGGCGGCCTGGACTACCTGAAGGACGTCGTCCTCGACGACAAGCTCGGCATCGCCGCCGACATGGAAGCGGAGATGCAGCACGTGGTCGACACCTACGAAGACGAGTGGAAGAAGGCTGTCACCGATCCCGAGACGCGCAAGCGCTTCCGCCACTTCGTCAACAGCGATCGCCGCGACGAGAACATCGTCTTCATCGAGGAGCGCGGGCAGATCCGCCCGGCCACGGCCGAGGAACGGAACTTGCGACGTTCCCGCCTGAGCCACATTCCCGTGGTGGCCGTGCCCGCAAAAGCGGCCTGA
- the nirD gene encoding nitrite reductase small subunit NirD has product MSHSHHPETWTAICTLRDIAPNTGVCALVDDQQVAVFRIGRGEEVYAIDNFDPNSQAAVLSRGLVGNLGERLVVASPIYKQHFDLRTGECLEAPEHSVNAYPARVYDGKVWVAADVTVNEVEEELAA; this is encoded by the coding sequence ATGAGCCATTCCCACCATCCCGAAACCTGGACCGCGATCTGCACCTTGCGCGATATCGCGCCCAATACTGGTGTCTGCGCCCTGGTCGACGACCAGCAAGTGGCCGTGTTCCGCATCGGCCGCGGCGAAGAGGTCTACGCGATCGACAATTTCGACCCGAACTCGCAGGCGGCGGTACTGTCGCGCGGGCTGGTCGGCAACCTGGGCGAGCGCCTGGTGGTGGCTTCGCCGATCTACAAGCAGCACTTCGACCTGCGCACCGGCGAATGCCTGGAAGCGCCGGAGCACTCGGTCAACGCCTACCCGGCACGCGTCTATGACGGCAAGGTCTGGGTCGCCGCCGACGTGACCGTGAACGAAGTCGAGGAAGAGCTGGCAGCCTGA
- a CDS encoding FAD-dependent oxidoreductase yields MTPSAPSQPRPRLVVVGNGMAGMRTVEELLKLAPDLYDITVFGAEPHGNYNRILLSPVLAGEKTVDDIMLNTRDWYAQNGIELLAGDPVVAIDRPRRTVRAQSGREVRYDRLLLATGSKPFILPVPGHQLEGVIAFRDIQDVETMLHAARNHRHAVVIGGGLLGLEAANGLLRQGMDVTVVHLCDSLMERQLDKPAATLLKGALERKGLRFMLGAQTGEILGDTRVTGVRFKDGSEIPADLVVMTAGVRPNTELAAGAGLRCERAIVVDDTLQTYDPRIYAVGECVQHRQATFGLVAPIWDQARVCAAHLAGSGHRRYIQQATATKLKVTGVDLYSAGDFVGSEGSEDLVLRDARRGVYKRLVLQDGCLVGAVLYGDVQDGPWYFELIQQRAPVASLRQRLLFGKAQCEALAA; encoded by the coding sequence ATGACGCCATCCGCCCCCTCGCAACCCCGGCCCCGGCTGGTCGTCGTCGGCAACGGCATGGCCGGCATGCGCACGGTCGAGGAACTGCTCAAGCTGGCCCCGGACCTGTACGACATCACCGTGTTCGGCGCCGAGCCGCACGGCAACTACAACCGGATCCTGCTGTCGCCGGTGCTGGCCGGCGAGAAGACCGTCGATGACATCATGCTCAATACGCGCGACTGGTACGCGCAGAACGGCATCGAACTGCTGGCCGGCGACCCGGTGGTGGCCATCGACCGTCCGCGCCGCACAGTGCGCGCGCAGTCCGGGCGCGAGGTGCGCTATGACCGGCTGCTGCTCGCGACCGGCTCCAAGCCCTTCATCCTGCCGGTGCCCGGCCACCAGCTCGAGGGCGTGATTGCGTTTCGCGATATCCAGGATGTCGAGACCATGCTGCACGCCGCGCGCAACCATCGCCACGCCGTGGTGATCGGTGGCGGCCTGCTCGGGCTGGAAGCCGCCAACGGCCTGCTGCGCCAGGGCATGGACGTGACCGTCGTGCACCTGTGCGACAGCCTGATGGAGCGGCAGCTCGACAAGCCCGCCGCGACCCTGCTCAAGGGCGCGCTGGAACGCAAGGGCCTGCGCTTCATGCTGGGCGCGCAGACCGGCGAGATTCTCGGGGACACGCGCGTGACCGGCGTGCGTTTCAAGGATGGCAGCGAAATCCCGGCCGACCTGGTGGTGATGACCGCCGGCGTGCGCCCGAACACCGAACTCGCGGCCGGCGCCGGCCTGCGCTGCGAACGCGCCATCGTGGTCGATGACACGCTGCAGACCTATGACCCGCGCATCTACGCCGTCGGCGAATGCGTGCAGCACCGCCAGGCCACCTTCGGCCTGGTCGCGCCGATCTGGGACCAGGCGCGTGTGTGCGCCGCGCACCTGGCCGGCTCGGGCCATCGCCGCTACATCCAGCAAGCCACGGCGACCAAGCTCAAGGTGACTGGCGTCGACCTGTATTCGGCCGGCGACTTCGTCGGCAGCGAAGGCAGCGAAGACCTCGTACTGCGCGACGCGCGGCGCGGTGTCTACAAGCGGCTGGTGCTGCAGGACGGCTGCCTGGTCGGCGCCGTACTGTACGGCGACGTGCAGGATGGTCCGTGGTACTTCGAGCTGATCCAGCAACGCGCACCGGTCGCGTCATTGCGCCAGCG